In the genome of Gemmatimonadota bacterium, one region contains:
- the hutI gene encoding imidazolonepropionase, with the protein MAAPNSPGGAAGEAPVVILAGADEVVTCTGSGTDEVVKGAAVALAGGRVATVGELASLRTRFPAAALEELPGGVLTPGLVDSHTHAVFGRTRADEYALRAAGVPYMEVARRGGGINASVRDLRARSEDDLVELAVPRLMECLRYGTTTIEIKSGYGLDTGAELKTLSAIGRVGEALPLRVEATFLGAHEIPPEHRADRERYLAVLVDEMIPAAAEQGVARFCDVFCEPGVFSALESRTILERGAELGLVPKLHADELENGGGAELAASLGAASADHLGAVSPAGIAAIAATARSATPTVATLLPVTLMFLGRKTYAPARALLDAGAVVALATDFNPGSSPTPGLPIALTLACSQMGMSPLEALVAATAGGAAALRLADGTGTLSEGAPADVVWWTVPDHREIPYHVGVNRVGRVWKDGAVVVEAEAP; encoded by the coding sequence GTGGCCGCCCCGAATTCGCCGGGCGGCGCGGCCGGGGAGGCGCCCGTCGTGATACTGGCGGGCGCCGATGAGGTCGTGACGTGCACGGGCTCCGGAACCGACGAGGTTGTGAAGGGCGCCGCGGTCGCGCTGGCTGGCGGGCGGGTCGCCACCGTCGGCGAGCTCGCCTCTTTGCGTACGCGCTTTCCGGCGGCCGCGCTCGAGGAGCTGCCCGGCGGCGTGCTGACCCCGGGCCTGGTGGACTCGCACACCCACGCCGTGTTCGGTCGCACCCGCGCCGACGAGTACGCGCTGCGCGCCGCGGGGGTGCCGTACATGGAGGTCGCCCGCCGCGGCGGCGGCATCAACGCGTCGGTGCGGGATCTGCGGGCGCGCAGCGAGGACGACCTCGTGGAGCTGGCCGTGCCGCGCTTGATGGAGTGTCTTAGGTATGGCACGACAACCATCGAAATCAAATCGGGTTACGGACTCGATACCGGTGCCGAGCTCAAGACGCTGTCGGCCATAGGGAGGGTCGGGGAAGCGCTTCCGCTGAGGGTCGAAGCGACGTTCCTCGGTGCCCACGAGATTCCCCCCGAGCACCGCGCCGACCGCGAACGCTACCTGGCCGTTCTGGTGGATGAGATGATCCCCGCCGCGGCCGAGCAGGGCGTCGCGCGCTTCTGCGACGTGTTCTGCGAGCCCGGCGTGTTCAGCGCGCTCGAGTCGCGCACGATCCTGGAGCGCGGGGCCGAGCTGGGGCTGGTCCCCAAGCTGCACGCGGACGAGCTGGAGAACGGCGGCGGGGCCGAGCTCGCGGCCTCGCTCGGCGCCGCCAGCGCGGACCACCTCGGAGCGGTATCGCCCGCAGGGATCGCCGCGATCGCCGCGACCGCCAGATCGGCAACTCCCACGGTGGCCACGCTGCTCCCCGTGACGCTGATGTTTCTGGGCAGGAAGACCTACGCCCCGGCCCGGGCGCTGCTGGACGCCGGCGCGGTGGTGGCGCTCGCCACCGACTTCAATCCCGGCTCCTCGCCCACCCCGGGGCTGCCCATCGCGCTCACGCTGGCGTGCAGCCAGATGGGGATGAGCCCGCTCGAGGCCCTGGTGGCGGCGACCGCCGGGGGCGCCGCCGCGCTGCGCCTGGCCGACGGCACCGGCACGTTGAGCGAGGGAGCGCCCGCCGACGTGGTGTGGTGGACGGTCCCCGACCACCGCGAGATCCCGTACCACGTGGGGGTCAATCGGGTGGGGCGCGTGTGGAAGGACGGCGCCGTGGTCGTCGAGGCGGAGGCTCCGTGA
- the hutU gene encoding urocanate hydratase has product MNSPTIPDLPLGTTLTCKGWQQEAALRMLLNNLHPDVAEARDELIVYGGSGKAARDPEALAAIVRSLRALEDDETLLIQSGKPVGVFRTHAHAPRVLIANSNLVGRWATWGHFRELERAGLMMYGQMTAGSWIYIGTQGILQGTYETFGAVAREHFGGSLAGRWVLTGGLGGMGGAQPLAATMAEGAMLAVEVDAERIRRRVETGYLDEMATDLDAALERVRTAADRGEALSVGLLGNCADVLPEIARRGVVPDVLTDQTSAHDPLRYVPTGQSVSAADAMRDADPAEYTRRAMESMATHCRGMLDLMRAGAITFDYGNNLRTQAFDAGVEDAFDFPGFVPAYVRPLFCEGKGPFRWVALSGDPADIARTDDLVLELFPDDTHLARWIRLARERVHFQGLPARICWLGQGERARFGLALNDLVARGEISAPIVIGRDHLDTGSVASPFRETEAMKDGSDAVADWPILNALLNTASGASWVSFHHGGGVGMGNSLHAGQVIVADGTPEMATRLERVLTNDPGIGVARHADAGYETALEAAREHGIRLPMAEG; this is encoded by the coding sequence ATGAACAGCCCGACGATCCCCGACCTTCCGCTCGGCACGACGCTGACCTGCAAGGGGTGGCAGCAGGAGGCCGCCCTGCGCATGCTGCTCAACAACCTCCACCCCGATGTCGCCGAGGCCCGCGACGAGCTGATCGTGTACGGCGGCTCGGGCAAGGCGGCGCGGGACCCGGAGGCGCTCGCCGCCATCGTCCGCTCGCTGCGCGCGCTGGAGGACGACGAGACGCTGCTGATCCAGTCCGGCAAGCCGGTCGGCGTTTTCCGGACGCACGCCCATGCGCCGCGCGTCCTGATCGCCAACTCCAACCTCGTGGGGCGCTGGGCGACCTGGGGCCACTTTCGCGAGTTGGAGCGGGCCGGTCTGATGATGTACGGCCAGATGACCGCCGGGTCGTGGATCTACATCGGCACCCAAGGCATCCTGCAGGGCACCTACGAGACCTTCGGCGCGGTAGCGCGCGAGCACTTCGGCGGCTCGCTGGCGGGGCGCTGGGTGCTCACGGGTGGGCTGGGAGGCATGGGCGGCGCTCAGCCCCTGGCCGCCACCATGGCGGAGGGCGCGATGCTGGCCGTAGAGGTCGACGCCGAGCGCATCCGTCGCCGCGTGGAAACGGGCTACCTGGACGAGATGGCGACCGACCTGGACGCCGCGCTCGAGCGCGTCCGGACCGCCGCCGATCGGGGGGAGGCGCTGTCCGTGGGTCTGCTGGGCAACTGCGCGGACGTGCTCCCCGAGATCGCCCGCCGCGGCGTCGTGCCGGACGTGCTCACCGACCAGACCTCGGCGCACGACCCCCTGCGCTACGTGCCCACGGGGCAATCCGTGTCCGCGGCCGACGCCATGCGAGACGCCGACCCCGCCGAGTACACGCGCCGGGCGATGGAGTCCATGGCCACCCATTGCCGGGGCATGCTGGACCTGATGCGCGCGGGCGCGATCACGTTCGACTACGGCAACAACCTGCGCACCCAGGCGTTCGACGCCGGCGTGGAGGACGCGTTCGACTTCCCGGGCTTCGTCCCCGCCTACGTGCGGCCGCTGTTCTGCGAGGGCAAGGGACCGTTCCGCTGGGTCGCGCTGAGCGGCGATCCCGCCGACATCGCGCGCACCGACGACCTCGTGCTCGAGCTGTTCCCCGACGACACACACCTGGCCCGCTGGATCCGCTTGGCGCGCGAGCGGGTGCACTTCCAGGGCCTGCCGGCGCGCATATGCTGGCTGGGTCAGGGTGAGCGGGCCCGCTTCGGCCTGGCGCTGAACGACCTGGTTGCGCGCGGCGAGATCTCCGCGCCCATCGTGATCGGCCGCGACCATCTGGACACCGGCTCGGTCGCGTCCCCGTTCCGCGAGACGGAGGCCATGAAGGACGGCTCCGACGCGGTCGCCGACTGGCCCATCCTGAACGCGCTGCTCAACACCGCGTCCGGGGCGAGCTGGGTGTCCTTCCACCACGGCGGCGGCGTGGGCATGGGCAACTCCCTGCACGCCGGCCAGGTGATCGTGGCCGACGGCACGCCCGAGATGGCCACCCGGCTGGAGCGCGTCCTCACCAACGACCCCGGCATCGGCGTCGCCCGCCACGCCGACGCGGGGTACGAGACCGCCCTCGAGGCGGCCCGCGAGCACGGCATCCGCCTGCCGATGGCCGAGGGGTAG
- a CDS encoding DUF2911 domain-containing protein: MPDAHPRFPVGTRLPRAHEVLVLTVVAAACSTPGRVGSSQAGEADTSAVVEIAPVATCHWRAEAAELAERLSPPDSVRFSIGDAEALLCYSRPSARGRVMIGGDRVPYGEVWRTGANEPTTLHLGFAADIAGVRVDPGTYTLYTVPRPGVWEIIVNRSTEQWGAERYYTSAIEAMEAGRGAAPAHATDAHVETLRFRVALVAADTVHLTLEWEGTQLPIPIRRLR, encoded by the coding sequence ATGCCCGACGCCCACCCACGTTTCCCGGTCGGGACCAGGCTGCCTCGTGCGCACGAGGTGCTGGTGCTGACGGTGGTTGCCGCCGCCTGCTCCACGCCCGGCAGGGTCGGGTCGTCCCAAGCGGGGGAGGCCGATACTTCCGCGGTGGTGGAGATCGCGCCGGTTGCGACCTGCCACTGGCGGGCGGAGGCCGCCGAGCTCGCCGAGCGCCTCAGCCCACCCGACTCGGTCCGATTCTCGATCGGTGACGCCGAGGCCCTGCTCTGCTACAGCCGCCCGTCTGCGCGCGGGCGAGTCATGATCGGGGGAGACCGGGTCCCGTACGGGGAAGTGTGGCGCACCGGAGCCAACGAGCCGACGACCTTGCACCTGGGCTTCGCGGCGGACATCGCCGGGGTCCGGGTCGATCCGGGCACGTACACGCTCTACACCGTGCCCCGGCCGGGCGTGTGGGAGATCATCGTCAACCGCTCCACCGAGCAGTGGGGGGCCGAGCGCTACTACACGTCCGCGATCGAGGCGATGGAGGCGGGCCGCGGCGCCGCCCCCGCGCACGCAACGGACGCGCACGTTGAGACGTTGAGGTTCCGCGTCGCGCTGGTGGCTGCGGACACCGTGCACCTGACGCTCGAGTGGGAGGGGACGCAACTGCCGATCCCGATTCGCCGGCTGCGCTAG
- a CDS encoding DUF819 family protein, translating into MEGTVQALLTEPMHIFAYLAGVLAAVFWLSGYERFKGFFEIMPPVIWAYFIPTLSTTFGIIPSDAAIYGWIQTYLLPLSLFLLMISVDLPAIARLGSVALAMLVAGTVGIVIGAPIAYLMFGSALPPDAWKGLAALSGSWIGGTANMVAIKESVGTPDSLMGPIIVVDTVVGYGWMGILLFLSARQAAFDRRINARADLLDETNRLMAELDEQRTPVTLRLALMIVGLGFVAAVAGVALGRSLPALGDPTIISGTTWTVLIVVTGGLLLSFTPVRQLEEAGASRIGYAALYLLLAAIGAQADLRAVLDAPMFLAAGMVWIAIHAAVLLVVARLLRAPLFFFATGSMANVGGAASAPVVAGVYHPALAPVG; encoded by the coding sequence TTGGAAGGCACCGTTCAGGCGCTCCTGACCGAGCCCATGCACATCTTCGCCTATCTGGCGGGTGTGCTCGCCGCGGTCTTCTGGCTGAGCGGCTACGAGCGCTTCAAGGGGTTCTTCGAGATCATGCCCCCGGTGATCTGGGCCTACTTCATCCCCACGTTGTCCACAACGTTCGGAATCATTCCGTCCGACGCCGCTATCTACGGCTGGATCCAGACGTATCTGCTCCCGCTGTCGCTGTTCCTGCTGATGATCAGCGTGGACCTGCCGGCGATCGCGCGCCTGGGCTCCGTCGCCCTGGCGATGCTCGTCGCGGGCACCGTGGGCATCGTGATCGGCGCGCCCATCGCCTACCTGATGTTCGGATCGGCGCTGCCGCCCGACGCGTGGAAGGGGCTCGCGGCTCTGTCCGGAAGCTGGATCGGCGGCACCGCGAACATGGTGGCGATCAAGGAGAGCGTGGGGACTCCGGACTCGCTCATGGGGCCGATCATCGTGGTGGATACGGTGGTCGGCTACGGGTGGATGGGCATCCTGCTGTTCCTGAGCGCCCGGCAGGCGGCGTTCGACCGTCGCATCAACGCGCGCGCCGACCTGCTGGACGAAACGAATCGGCTCATGGCGGAGCTGGATGAGCAGCGTACGCCGGTGACCCTGCGGCTCGCGCTGATGATCGTGGGGCTCGGGTTCGTGGCGGCCGTGGCCGGGGTGGCTCTGGGCAGATCCCTCCCGGCGCTGGGCGACCCGACGATCATAAGCGGCACGACCTGGACCGTTCTGATCGTCGTCACCGGCGGCCTGCTGCTGTCGTTCACCCCCGTGCGGCAACTGGAGGAGGCGGGGGCTTCGCGGATCGGATACGCCGCGCTGTACCTGCTGCTCGCCGCCATCGGCGCCCAGGCGGATCTGAGGGCGGTGCTGGACGCGCCGATGTTCCTGGCCGCCGGCATGGTGTGGATCGCCATCCACGCGGCGGTGCTACTGGTGGTGGCGCGGTTGCTGCGGGCGCCGCTGTTCTTCTTCGCGACCGGGAGCATGGCCAACGTCGGGGGGGCGGCGTCCGCGCCGGTGGTGGCCGGCGTCTATCACCCCGCGCTCGCGCCGGTCGG